In Treponema rectale, a single genomic region encodes these proteins:
- a CDS encoding biotin transporter BioY codes for MKKNVAFTSAIIALFAAIICIGCVIRIPLGLVPIVLQNALCILTGTILGGLLGGAPTALFIVAGLIGLPVFAGGSSGFAVLLGPTGGFFPGYLLGAIIAGLIAGKPDIQQKKFSAVNVIRVSVAIIAGMIILYIPGTIHFARWALSNSKVPADKSAFAFTMSACVLPFIPGDIIKTVICIPVALAVRPVLAQYRR; via the coding sequence ATGAAAAAAAATGTTGCTTTTACATCTGCCATTATTGCACTCTTTGCTGCAATTATCTGTATTGGCTGTGTTATTAGAATTCCGCTGGGACTTGTTCCTATTGTCTTACAAAACGCTCTCTGCATTCTTACGGGAACAATTCTCGGCGGTTTACTTGGCGGTGCACCAACTGCACTGTTTATAGTTGCCGGATTAATCGGACTGCCGGTATTTGCAGGAGGAAGCAGCGGTTTTGCAGTTCTTCTTGGTCCTACAGGCGGATTTTTTCCGGGTTATCTTTTGGGAGCAATAATCGCAGGACTTATTGCAGGAAAACCTGACATTCAGCAGAAAAAGTTTTCCGCCGTTAATGTTATCCGTGTTTCTGTGGCAATAATTGCTGGTATGATTATTCTTTACATTCCGGGAACAATTCATTTTGCACGCTGGGCTTTATCTAATTCTAAAGTTCCTGCAGACAAATCTGCTTTTGCATTTACAATGTCTGCCTGCGTACTTCCATTTATTCCGGGTGATATCATAAAAACCGTTATATGCATTCCTGTTGCACTTGCAGTCAGACCTGTTCTTGCACAGTACCGCCGTTAA
- the bioB gene encoding biotin synthase BioB, producing MTRNDDLSFFETCNFEQLCQGADLIREKLRGNKIDLCSIISGRSGRCRENCKFCAQSAWNKTNCTEYEFLPEEKIVEKAKNDAAEGVHRFSIVTAGKALTGEEFEKAVHAYKTIHETVNIDLCASFGFLTKEQFIELKKVGVNTYHHNIETSRRFFPNICSTHSYEMKIQTLKIIKECGMRICSGGIIGMGETMADRIDMALSLSEIPVDSIPINVLTPVKGTPLENQSPLSAEEILRTVAIFRFINPQAQIRLAAGRKYLQNGGSAAFTSGADSTITGNFLTTTGTDTESDKKMFAQLNRTI from the coding sequence TTGACCAGAAATGATGACCTTTCTTTTTTTGAAACCTGCAACTTTGAACAGCTGTGTCAGGGTGCCGATCTTATCAGAGAAAAACTCCGCGGAAACAAAATAGACCTCTGCTCCATTATCAGTGGAAGAAGCGGCCGGTGTCGCGAAAACTGCAAATTCTGTGCTCAAAGTGCCTGGAACAAAACAAACTGCACGGAATATGAATTCTTACCGGAAGAAAAAATAGTTGAAAAGGCAAAAAATGATGCCGCAGAAGGAGTTCACAGATTTTCTATTGTTACAGCCGGCAAAGCTTTAACAGGAGAAGAATTTGAAAAAGCTGTACATGCTTACAAAACAATTCACGAAACTGTAAACATCGATTTATGTGCATCTTTCGGTTTTCTTACAAAAGAGCAGTTTATAGAATTAAAAAAAGTTGGTGTAAATACCTATCATCATAACATAGAAACTTCCAGACGTTTTTTTCCAAACATCTGTTCAACTCACTCTTATGAAATGAAAATCCAAACCCTTAAAATCATAAAGGAATGCGGTATGAGAATATGTTCCGGAGGAATTATAGGAATGGGAGAAACCATGGCCGACAGAATAGACATGGCTCTTTCTCTTTCTGAAATCCCTGTTGATTCAATTCCGATTAATGTGCTTACACCTGTAAAAGGCACACCTTTAGAAAACCAGAGTCCATTATCCGCGGAAGAAATTTTAAGAACGGTTGCAATTTTCCGTTTTATTAATCCTCAGGCTCAGATACGGCTGGCTGCAGGAAGAAAATACTTACAAAACGGTGGTTCTGCTGCATTTACTTCCGGAGCAGATTCAACTATAACCGGCAATTTTTTAACTACAACCGGAACAGATACTGAATCTGATAAAAAAATGTTTGCGCAATTAAATAGAACAATATAA
- a CDS encoding ABC transporter ATP-binding protein, with amino-acid sequence MKALSIKNISKTFETINGPRQVLKDVSFELDEGQCLVIGGENGSGKSIMMSIIAGLENADSGSVEIFEESINKKNTVKKVGLVFQEAETQILGETPAEDIAFGPKNLGWKKPEVNQAVSTALEKTGLTEKKDFTARFLSGGEKRRLAVACMLAMNLPVIILDEPYANLDYGGVKQVNALIKDLKSQGKTVIILSHEIEKCLALADRFIVLFRGVKVFDDIPSKILTTDVEQWNIRNPFNSYTKVEDLIW; translated from the coding sequence ATGAAAGCTTTAAGTATTAAAAATATTTCTAAAACTTTTGAAACAATAAACGGTCCCCGTCAGGTTTTAAAAGATGTTTCTTTTGAACTTGACGAAGGACAGTGCCTTGTTATTGGTGGAGAAAACGGTTCCGGTAAAAGTATAATGATGTCCATTATTGCCGGACTTGAAAATGCAGACAGCGGCTCTGTAGAAATTTTTGAAGAATCTATAAATAAAAAAAATACAGTTAAAAAAGTTGGTCTTGTTTTTCAGGAAGCGGAAACTCAGATTCTTGGAGAAACACCTGCAGAAGATATTGCTTTTGGTCCTAAAAATCTCGGCTGGAAAAAACCTGAAGTAAATCAGGCTGTAAGTACTGCTTTAGAAAAAACAGGACTTACGGAAAAAAAAGATTTTACTGCACGGTTTTTATCTGGCGGAGAAAAGCGCCGTCTTGCCGTAGCCTGCATGCTTGCAATGAATCTTCCTGTCATAATTCTTGATGAACCTTATGCAAATCTTGATTACGGCGGAGTAAAGCAGGTAAACGCCCTTATAAAAGATTTAAAGTCCCAGGGTAAAACCGTCATCATTCTCAGTCATGAAATTGAAAAATGTCTTGCCCTTGCAGACAGGTTTATAGTTTTGTTCCGTGGAGTTAAAGTCTTTGATGATATTCCTTCAAAAATTTTAACTACAGATGTTGAACAGTGGAACATCCGTAATCCTTTTAATTCATATACCAAAGTTGAAGATTTAATCTGGTAA
- a CDS encoding ZIP family metal transporter: MAEKIKIFLQLMIPFLGTALGSACVFFMRGKMNEKLTKALQGFAGGVMVAASVWSSIIPALEQSASYGKLQFLPAVIGFWAGILFLLFIDVIVPHLHLGSEEAEGPKSHLKKTTMLMLAVTIHNLPEGMAVGVVYAGYLAGNSGITAMGALSLALGIAIQNFPEGAIISMPLNSEGMSRRRSFLYGTLSGIVEPIGTVLTILLATLVIPSLPYFLAFAAGAMMYVVIEELIPEMSQGYHSNIGTILFAFGFTLMMTLDVMLG, translated from the coding sequence ATGGCAGAAAAAATAAAGATATTTCTTCAGTTAATGATTCCTTTTCTGGGAACAGCCTTAGGTTCAGCCTGCGTATTTTTTATGCGTGGAAAGATGAACGAAAAACTTACAAAAGCCCTTCAGGGATTTGCAGGCGGTGTAATGGTTGCAGCTTCAGTCTGGAGTTCAATAATTCCGGCACTGGAACAGTCTGCCTCTTACGGAAAGCTTCAGTTTTTGCCGGCTGTCATTGGTTTCTGGGCAGGAATACTTTTTTTACTTTTTATAGATGTTATTGTTCCGCACCTTCATTTGGGAAGTGAAGAAGCTGAAGGTCCGAAGAGCCATCTTAAAAAAACAACAATGCTTATGCTTGCAGTTACGATTCACAATCTGCCGGAGGGAATGGCTGTGGGTGTAGTTTATGCAGGCTATCTTGCCGGGAACAGCGGAATAACGGCAATGGGTGCATTAAGTCTTGCCCTTGGAATTGCAATACAGAATTTTCCTGAAGGGGCAATCATTTCCATGCCTTTAAACTCAGAAGGAATGAGTCGCCGCCGTTCTTTTTTATATGGAACGCTTTCCGGTATTGTTGAACCGATTGGAACTGTACTTACGATTTTACTGGCAACTTTAGTTATTCCAAGTCTGCCGTATTTTCTTGCATTTGCAGCAGGTGCAATGATGTACGTTGTTATTGAAGAATTGATTCCGGAAATGTCACAGGGCTATCATTCAAATATAGGCACGATTCTGTTTGCATTTGGCTTTACTTTGATGATGACCCTGGATGTAATGCTGGGATAA
- a CDS encoding methyl-accepting chemotaxis protein yields the protein MNQAKRKNGKLFVLIAMIIALTVVVLDAVQILVVSVSARGEIEKDTFMQYKELSRQSALVYEHQIDSYLSKMDYYANADIVQQGKSTEEIVKWMTNRIHNRSEVFEYIGYVDKNGVNYTDHGETSNVSDRDYFQAIIKQGADSYIDNPVVARTTGRTVVHVCKAAKYKDKTIGLFYGVMNPESVSDALAEIDLGSIGKIVMFGSNGALVGTSIPTDLYAKSLEAIKEKYPESYNSLSRAWGSEGDVDGTIVNEYGSKEVFFAQSVTGTPWKLFVLLNEERIFTTATLVTQLLIIGGVILAVMIVIVVGVMLFRSLKPLTVVENTIRGIATGDADLTQRIHINTNNEIGRVVDGFNLFSEKLQEIIKTMKESKVELFDAGELLQNSTEDTAAAITQIISNIESLGGQVGFQTDSVHQTAGAVNEIASNIESLNRMIESQSSAVTQASAAVEQMIGNINSVNTSVQKMAASFKDLEQKTIVGVQKQNDVNARIEEIERESQALQEANAVISGIAEQTNLLAMNAAIEAAHAGEAGKGFSVVADEIRKLSEDSSSQSQTIGKQLSTITASIESIVNASQVASNAFTEVLNGINSTNNLVHEITNAMLEQNEGSKQISLALNSMNDTSNEVKTASVEMAEGNKAILAEIKTLQEATFSIKDGMTEMSAGARKINETGAALSDLSNQMKESILKIGKEVDQFKV from the coding sequence ATGAATCAGGCAAAACGTAAAAATGGCAAACTTTTTGTTTTAATTGCCATGATTATTGCATTGACAGTAGTTGTTCTTGATGCAGTTCAGATTTTAGTTGTTTCTGTATCTGCACGTGGAGAAATCGAAAAAGATACTTTCATGCAGTACAAGGAACTTTCCAGGCAGAGTGCCCTTGTTTATGAGCATCAGATAGACAGTTATCTTTCAAAAATGGATTATTATGCAAATGCAGATATTGTACAGCAGGGTAAATCCACAGAAGAAATTGTAAAATGGATGACAAATCGCATTCATAACAGATCAGAAGTATTTGAATACATCGGTTATGTTGATAAAAACGGCGTTAACTATACCGATCACGGAGAAACTTCTAACGTTTCAGACCGTGATTATTTCCAGGCAATAATAAAGCAGGGAGCAGATAGTTACATTGATAACCCTGTTGTTGCCCGTACTACAGGAAGAACAGTCGTTCATGTCTGTAAGGCTGCCAAATATAAGGATAAGACAATCGGACTTTTCTATGGTGTAATGAATCCTGAATCAGTATCCGATGCCCTTGCAGAAATTGACCTCGGTTCCATCGGTAAGATTGTAATGTTCGGTTCAAACGGTGCTCTGGTGGGAACAAGTATTCCAACAGATTTGTATGCAAAATCTCTTGAAGCAATTAAAGAAAAGTATCCTGAATCATACAACAGTCTTTCAAGAGCGTGGGGTTCTGAAGGCGATGTAGACGGAACTATTGTAAATGAATATGGTTCAAAAGAAGTATTCTTTGCACAGTCAGTAACCGGTACTCCATGGAAACTTTTTGTTCTTCTTAATGAGGAGCGTATATTTACGACTGCAACTCTTGTAACTCAGCTTCTTATCATCGGTGGAGTCATTCTTGCCGTTATGATAGTGATTGTAGTTGGAGTTATGCTGTTCCGTTCATTAAAGCCTCTTACAGTTGTAGAAAACACAATCCGCGGAATTGCTACTGGTGATGCTGACCTTACACAGAGAATTCACATTAATACAAATAATGAAATCGGTCGTGTGGTAGACGGATTCAACCTGTTCTCTGAAAAACTTCAGGAAATCATCAAGACAATGAAGGAATCAAAGGTAGAACTTTTTGATGCAGGTGAACTTCTTCAGAATTCTACGGAAGATACTGCCGCTGCCATTACACAGATTATCAGTAACATTGAAAGTCTTGGCGGACAGGTTGGATTCCAGACAGATTCTGTACATCAGACAGCCGGTGCTGTAAATGAAATTGCCTCAAATATTGAATCCCTTAACCGTATGATTGAATCACAGAGTTCAGCTGTAACACAGGCAAGTGCAGCCGTTGAGCAGATGATCGGTAATATTAATTCGGTTAATACATCAGTTCAGAAAATGGCAGCATCCTTTAAAGACCTTGAGCAGAAAACAATTGTTGGTGTTCAGAAGCAGAATGATGTTAATGCCAGAATTGAAGAAATTGAACGTGAAAGTCAGGCCCTTCAGGAAGCAAATGCCGTTATTTCCGGTATTGCAGAACAGACAAACCTTCTTGCCATGAATGCGGCTATTGAAGCAGCTCATGCCGGTGAAGCAGGAAAGGGATTCTCAGTAGTTGCTGATGAAATCCGTAAGCTTTCTGAGGATTCAAGTTCTCAGTCACAGACAATCGGTAAGCAGCTTTCTACTATAACTGCAAGTATTGAATCAATCGTTAACGCTTCTCAGGTTGCAAGTAATGCTTTCACTGAAGTTCTTAACGGAATCAATTCAACAAATAATCTTGTTCATGAAATTACAAATGCAATGCTTGAACAGAATGAAGGTTCTAAACAGATCAGTCTTGCCCTTAACAGCATGAATGACACTTCAAATGAAGTAAAGACAGCTTCTGTAGAAATGGCTGAAGGAAACAAGGCTATTCTTGCAGAGATTAAAACTCTTCAGGAAGCAACGTTCAGCATAAAAGACGGAATGACAGAAATGTCTGCCGGAGCCCGCAAGATTAATGAAACAGGTGCGGCTCTTTCTGATCTTTCTAACCAGATGAAGGAATCCATTCTTAAGATTGGAAAAGAAGTAGATCAGTTTAAGGTTTGA
- the hisG gene encoding ATP phosphoribosyltransferase, whose product MEKLKILLAKGRIYESVYSLLNDVGITLYLPDRQYFPITNQDDLAFQVVKPQITSALLAQNKADVGFSGKDWVYENGVQNDVEEIMDLGFDPVRIVAAIPETVDYDSLLKKPLTIATEYQALSSKWIADKKIDGKIFRTWGTSEGFVQDTPDALAQVLIDNTSTGSSLKANRLKIVDTLMESSTRMYASKEALKDPAKKQKIMELKMLFETVLAARSRVMLEMNVSEEKFDGLIKGIPSMKSPTVSPLFGGNGYAVKIAVKKSEVPTLLPQLHALGATDIVEYGLRKVLM is encoded by the coding sequence ATGGAAAAATTGAAGATACTTCTGGCAAAAGGCCGTATTTATGAATCAGTTTATTCTCTTTTAAATGACGTTGGAATTACACTTTACCTTCCTGACAGACAATACTTTCCTATCACAAATCAGGACGATCTGGCATTTCAGGTTGTAAAGCCTCAGATTACAAGTGCCCTTCTTGCCCAGAATAAGGCAGATGTAGGATTCAGCGGTAAAGACTGGGTTTACGAAAACGGAGTTCAGAACGATGTTGAAGAAATTATGGATCTTGGCTTTGATCCAGTACGCATTGTTGCTGCAATTCCAGAAACAGTAGATTATGATTCCCTTCTTAAAAAGCCGCTTACAATTGCAACTGAATATCAGGCATTAAGTTCTAAATGGATTGCTGATAAAAAAATCGACGGCAAGATTTTCCGCACCTGGGGAACTTCCGAAGGTTTTGTTCAGGATACTCCGGATGCACTTGCTCAAGTTCTCATTGACAACACATCAACCGGTTCTTCCCTTAAAGCAAACCGCCTTAAGATTGTAGATACTTTAATGGAATCTTCTACAAGAATGTATGCTTCTAAGGAAGCCCTTAAGGATCCTGCTAAAAAACAGAAGATCATGGAACTTAAGATGCTCTTTGAAACAGTTCTTGCTGCACGTTCACGCGTAATGCTCGAAATGAATGTTTCCGAAGAAAAGTTTGACGGACTTATTAAAGGTATTCCTTCAATGAAAAGCCCTACTGTTTCTCCACTGTTCGGAGGAAACGGTTATGCTGTAAAGATTGCCGTTAAAAAATCAGAAGTTCCTACACTTCTTCCACAGCTTCATGCTCTCGGTGCAACAGACATTGTTGAGTACGGGCTGCGCAAAGTCTTAATGTAA
- a CDS encoding RluA family pseudouridine synthase — MKETLHHVKASTQYKREHKPDYGHEKIQILYEDKDIAVILKPSGMLSVPYPGSKARTALDVLEKIMRSKGTWTKNHRPFTVHRLDRDTSGVMMFALNETVQHKIMATWHTMVTERLYHAVAENPKDNKKILPDSGLIDDNLAQNAHHVGYVPGEDDNAKTTAARTHYKIIERGATHTLFELELDTGKKNQIRAHLSNKGYPLAGDENYRAKTDPFHRLALHARSLKFIHPVTGEKMRFDIPEPEEWLNYVKKGDSHPALPVWLQKQKPEHKPSSSVIKTESRKSLRHMNFIERGQHFSK; from the coding sequence ATGAAAGAAACTCTTCATCATGTAAAAGCAAGCACACAATATAAACGTGAACACAAACCTGATTACGGCCACGAAAAAATACAGATTCTTTATGAAGACAAAGACATCGCAGTAATTTTAAAACCAAGCGGAATGCTTTCTGTTCCTTATCCGGGAAGCAAAGCCCGCACAGCTCTTGATGTACTGGAAAAAATCATGCGCAGCAAAGGTACATGGACAAAAAACCACAGACCTTTTACTGTTCACAGGCTTGACCGGGACACTTCCGGTGTAATGATGTTTGCCCTTAACGAAACTGTTCAGCATAAAATCATGGCTACATGGCACACAATGGTTACCGAACGGCTTTATCATGCAGTTGCAGAAAACCCGAAAGACAATAAAAAAATTCTTCCGGACTCAGGGCTTATTGATGATAACCTTGCACAGAATGCACATCATGTAGGTTATGTTCCAGGCGAAGATGATAATGCTAAAACAACAGCCGCCCGCACTCATTATAAAATCATTGAACGGGGAGCAACCCATACTCTTTTTGAACTTGAACTTGATACCGGCAAAAAAAACCAGATACGTGCCCACTTATCAAACAAAGGATATCCTCTTGCAGGAGATGAAAACTACAGGGCAAAAACAGATCCTTTCCACAGACTGGCCCTTCATGCAAGAAGCCTTAAATTCATTCATCCTGTAACAGGAGAAAAAATGCGCTTTGACATTCCTGAGCCGGAAGAATGGCTTAACTACGTAAAAAAAGGAGACAGCCATCCTGCATTACCAGTCTGGCTTCAGAAACAGAAACCTGAACACAAACCTTCCTCATCTGTAATAAAAACAGAATCCAGAAAATCCCTGCGACACATGAATTTTATAGAACGCGGTCAGCATTTTTCTAAATAA